A segment of the Aureliella helgolandensis genome:
AGGGGCTGGCTGCATGAGCTCCAGTGTTGGGATCGATCACGACGAATTGCCCATTGTCCAGACCGACAGCAAAATTGTCGCCGACTGCCACAGCACCGCTGCTGGGTGCACCGCTGCCAAAATTGGCGGAGAAGAGCTTCAATTTAGTGCCAGCGGGCGAATAGAGTGCCAGCTGCCCCGGCTTTGAGCGGTTGAACAAGATGGTCCTGCCGTCGGACAACACCACCGGTGCCGAAAAATCTAGCGACGGCTTGCCATCGCCTGGATTCGTGTCGGGCGAATTCACCAGACGCTGCCCATCAAACGCATAGTAAGCCCCTTCCGAATTCACGATATCAAACTTCCCTGGGGCGGGTGCCGCAATGAGGGTCACCGGAACGCCCAGATCATTCTCCCACACCGGTTCGCCGGTATTGGCCTGCACCGCCGAAACCCGCACTCCGCGGTTTCCTCGCAAGCGTCGCGTGTGCACGATAATGTCGTCGAATTTCTGGGGCGGCCCCGTAAAGGTATCGCCGTCATTCTTAATCCATGCACGCTTGAGTTTCTGCAGAGCGGGCTGCAATTCAAAACCTGTAAAGCGTGAATCGGCAACCCAAATCTTATTGCTGTCGGTGAGGAGCCAAGAGGATTGCGGACGGTAGTTGCTTTTGGGAACACTCGCCAGCGAACTGACCTTCTGGGTCTTAGCAGAGGGTTCAATATCGAGGACGATGCACTCTCCCAAGTCGGACAGGACGACGAGGCGACGTCCATCGATCTGAGGAGCAACGACAATATTCCCGCTCACGGCAAATGGTGTTTGACTCTCTTTTACGATAAGCCCGGCGTCATCCAGTTCAAACACGCGTACCTGTGCTGAATCGCTGCCACCATTTTCAAATACAAACAGTTGTCCCAGCAGAACAACTGGCGGCACGACAATAGCCCCGGCCTGGTTGTCTAAGTAGTAAACCTGCTGACAACTTCCATCTTTGCGGGAGATGACATACAGATTGCTGTGTTCTGCGGGCAAGTACAAATTAGATTTGCCGCGCGCTACTCCCGGAGAAGCTGGGACGCCTTGAGGTAGTTTGATCGCCCACTTCGTCTGCCCCCCGACACTATCTAGACTCAAGAGTGAACCGTCGTATGTTGCGACAAATAGATCCTCATCCTCCACCACGGGCACATGCACCGGATGCCCAAGTTCAGCCGACCACACAATCTCGCCCGATTTCCCCTCCAACCGAGAGACGAGTCCCTGCTCAGGGTCGCAGAGCATCACGTCGCTTTCTTTACTTGGACTAAGCCGGACGGGATCGCTTTTGAAATCGCTTCCCACAAACTTACGCCACCGCACTTCGCCAGTTTCACCATCGAGCGCATAGACGGAGCCTTTAACCTTCACGTACACGATCCGACCGGCAAGCTCGGCGGCTGGACCACCACTTCGATTGGCCAGCACGATCCGGCCGCCGCTTTCGGGTTCAATTCCAGCTGTCGACAGCTTGGGATTCAATGAACTCGTGGTCACCAATGATTGCTGAATTTCCGATGCCTTCTGAACGCGTTCCATCAGCCCTGCATTGGTTAGGAGCAGGGGGTAGGTCCGAGTCAATTCCTTCCTCAGTTGGTAGGCGCCCAGTACATCCTTGGCAGCTAGTTTTTCATCGATAGCTTGCAGCGCACTGGCGAGTTCCTCATCGCGATTGATCTCTCGCAGAATGCGTTTGCGGTCTTCGTGGATGCGCAACAAAGTCGGTGCTTGCTGATCTCGTTGAGCGTTGCCGACGAATAGAGGATTTTCGATCATCTCCAACAGCTTGCCCATCTGGTCCATCAGATCCTTTCGAGCCGCAGTCTCTTCGGTTCGATCGGCCCGTTCATTGAACTTGGTGGCTAGTCCCACTAGCGAGCCAGCCAGATCCGATTGCTGATCGCGCATGGCGGGTTCATTGGCAACTTGCGGCAAAACGGCCTGAGCCGTCGTGAGGCCGATGACGGGATCGGGGGCCCCTTCCGCATCTTTACGCACCGCGGCTAGCGCGGCCCGCACGCGCGCATACGAGACATTTTCGTTCGTCGTGAAAACGTCTGCAAATTCCTGATACATCTTGGCTGCCTGGTCGTACGAACGCTGTTCGTAAGCGTCGTCAGCTCGCTGCAGGTTCTTCTCGGCGTTGCCTCTCCAAAAATGCCGCACCAGAAAGAAGCCAGCCACGCAAACGAGTGCGAGTGCCAGTCCAACTCCCAGGACGCGAAAGGAATCATACGGATTCGCAGCAGAGGCGGCAGGTCGTTTTACAACAGCCTTGCTACGCGGGGGCGTACTCTTCCGATCGGCATGAGCGGACTTGCTTTTCTTGGGGGTGGACACCTCAACCGCTTCCACCACTTCAACGACCTCGACGGCATCCACCAGCCCAACAGGATCGGCAACTTCCTGCCCATCGTTCACCTCTTCGACATCGCCAGCGGCAACATCAATCGGTTCATCTTCGTCGTCCACAAACACCGCTGCCACATTGGAGGCAGCCGACGCATCGGGCTGCTCATTGTCCGCAGGAGCGAACCCCAACTCCTCATCGACCGATTCCGACGCTTCGCTAGATTCGGCATCTTGTGCTCCATTATCACGGATTTGCGTGACTAACTTCGTCGCTTGAAATTTCGTTAAATGCCCGTTGTCGACCAGCAGTTTGGCCAACAACTCAGGAGTCAACTTCGTGCGACTTTCCCTAACCTGCCTGTACAACTCCTCAATGATTTCAGGAGCGAGTAACTGCTGTGAGTCGAGCAATTCTATGAATTGTTGCGCCTGCTTTTGCATCGATACCAACGTCTATTTGAGAGAGATCTGTTTATAAGTTGCTGCTTAGTCAAATTGCTCGACGGTGCTTACTTCAAAGTTTGCAAATTGAGCCTCGCGTCCGGCATCCAAGGCAGCAATCACCGCTCCGTGAATGCAATCTTCATGCGCTTGAATCACCAGCTTGACCGGCTGGCTTCCAGGCGTTCCGCCAGAGTGCGCCTCGTTTAGGGCAACGATCAAATCCTGCTTACTGCCACAAATCCGGTCCCAATCAGGAGTAATAATATTGTAGGCGTTGAATTCATCGACTTGCACCGTTACCAGATCCTGTTGATCTTCTGGATCTGGAGTCACTTGCGTGCTCGGGTCTTCGGCGCGCGGTGGAGGGCGTGGAATGCTCTTTTGTACGCTAAAGGAAGCGGTAATCATAAAGAAGATCAGCAGCAGAAAGGTTACGTCGACCATCGGCGTCATATCCATATCCTCCCCCGCAGGAGGCTTGGGACGAACAAAGTTTGCCGAGTTGGCGGCCAGCGCACGCTCTTCGGCTGCCATGCGATGCTCAATGCTCTCCGCCGACTCAACTTCCTCAACGACCGACGCGGTCGTCGTCTGCTTCATAACCGTAGCGAGTGCAGCCAGCTGACGCTTATGCTCAGCTCGCTCCCGCTGCTCTTCATCGATCTGTGCTTGAGAGGGCAATTGCACCGGCGCACCGCAAGCTGGACAGGCGATCTCGCGTCCCAGCAAACGCGGATTTGCCGCCTTAACAGCCTTACAAGCAGGACATTGAAATCGAAGCGCCATTACCGTTGTTACCCTTAGCCTTGTTCCATAACCGCTATGTTGATCATCTGCCCCTCTTCCATCGACTCTCCGATCGCCTCACTAACGCGTCCTATCTCGCCATGCCGTACCGTCTCCTCGGCGCGAATGATCACATGCTTCTTGCCAGAATCCAATCCCTGCTGAATGTACTCCGCCACTTCCGCGTTCTGCTGTTCAATATCACTTGAAAAGGGTGTGCCATCGGACTTCTGAACCTCAGCCTCATCTCCTGTTCCACGCTTCATAATGACGATCACCGACTCTTTGGGCGACACCAGTGAACCATGCTTGGCAGGCGGCAGGGGGACCGCTTGCTCGGCAGTCATTTTTGAGGAGACCAAGAAGAAAATCAGCAATAAGAAGGTAATATCAATCATGGGAGTGATATCCAACTCATCGTCGCTCGTCGGTGCGCGAGGCTGTAGGAACTCGGTACTTTCGTCCTGTTCATCATCAACATAGGGTTCTAGAGTCGCGTTGGACATTCGATTCCCATAACTAGGATGTAAGACTAATTCGTAGATAAGATGCCGGACCTACGATCCATACCGTTGTCTAGCGATGCGGTGGAAAAAGTAACGGACGCCCCAGGACCGCCAGGCCCTCTCGCCGACCAATGCTTGGTGGAGCAAGGAAGCCTCTCAACCGCCTCCAGAGAGAAACGTCGCCGAAGCTCCTAAAGTCTGGGAACCTAAGCGGATCTCTTTTCTCGACGAGCTAATCCGATGCGAAAGGCTTCCAGGAAACGCGTGACACCCGATCCCACCAATTCTTCCATGTGGCGGATTCGATTGTTCACGGCATTGAGCGCCATCACCAAGGGGATAGCGATGCTCAGCCCGATGGCAGTGGTATAAAGTGCCACATTAATGTCTTTTGCCAATTTCGTGGGCTCAACACTCGCAGCAGACGCCAGCGTCGCAAAGGCGCCAATCATCCCAGTTACCGTACCGAACAAGCCGAGCATCGGAGCGGTCTTCACCACCGTGGTGACCCAGCTAATATTGTTTTCTAATTCAGCCAACACGTCGCGACGAAAGCGTTCGGTTAGCAATTGCTTCACCTTAGCGTAGCCCAGATGGCGGTTCTGGACGCCCAAGCTGACTAACATGGCGACAGCTCGAGGATCCCCCTCGCAGGCCTCTTCGACCGCCTCGAAATTGCCGGCCTGCAAGTCGGCTTCGATAGAATCCAAGAATGCATCCTGCTCTTCCTCCGTCTTGAACCACTTCTGCCCAACTCGCGTCCATACGAGCAAGCAACAGTAGGCGCCAAACAGAGCAACGGCAGCCAACGCACAATAGTCAGCGAGTCCAATCCAATCGTAGACAGTCTGCGGCATCGAGGCATATCCCTATGGGGCTGATTGATAATCTTCTTAGAAAAGCTTCGTGCGCCTTCAACGAAAAGTCCCAAGTCAAGCATGGCGCAAGCGGCTTGATTCGGTTCGTAACCTGCCGCATAACGGCTTTGTTAATCTCTTTACCCTCAGAACACTTAACGCTCAAACCACCCCCAAACGCTCTCCGCAACAGGTACCACCCCTGCCTTGCTTACGCGGCAGGCTGCGATCTCCACGAATCGCACAGCTTCGAGCAAGGTGTGGTGCCGAAATCCAATGAGGTGTCTTAGCGTACAAACCGCAAGGGCCGAATTTCCATAATAACCTCGCTGCCTTACTAGCGGGACTCTGAGCACTCGGAATTGCGGATGATTTCCAGCAAACCCTTCCCTTGCCCGTGCGATTCTATTCTTTGGGAGTCCGATAGCGTTGCTCGATCACGACGAACTCGTAGCCACCGCCGGCGGCAGGTCGTGATTCAAAAATAGTCTTGGCCACCTGCTTAATGGTGGTCTTCCCCTTGTCGAGAAAGTAGCGTTTCTCCGCCTGCTCCAATGCTCCCTCTAGCGATTTGGGAATGAACTTGAGAATCTGCCGACCTTGAGTGCGCACCCCCGCCGTCTCTAACAATTGGCGATCAAAATCTTTCAGTGGGTTTTCTTGGCGCCACATAAAATAGAGGCGTCCAGTCTTATTTTCGTCGGCGCTACTGCCAGAGCGACTTTGCGGAGAACCGGTGAATCGCGAGGCGTAATCCACCGTCTTGACCCCGCCGCCAATCGAGGCGAGTTCGATCTGGTAGAAGTCGAGCTGCTGAGCGTACGGAGCCTTGCCCTTCGCTAAGAACTTGAGATCCCAGCGTTCAAACCGCGGCACGATATCATCCCCTTCCCCCAGTGGGCCCGGCGGGCGGCTGTCACCACGCCCCGAACCGCTACTATCGCTCGCCGAGTCCGAATCGACGGCGTCGAGCGAGGCTGCTACGCTAGTAGCCGCCTCGGTAACCGCCTCCAGCGACTCTTGCAACGTCGGCTCTACCAGCTCTTCGACCTCCTCGGCTCCGGGAGGTTCAATATCCCGCTCAAATCCTTCAGCATGGTCTCCTCGACCCGCAATCCGCTCCTCTTCAATGATCAGCTCACCGGGGCTCCACGTAAAGGTTTGAGTCAACCACACCAGGAGCAGTAGAAAAACGAGCATCCCGAGGACGACCAAGCCTGCCATCAGCAAGCTCGCGACCATATCGACCCGTTGGGTGCGCAGGCCCGTTCCGCCGCGCACTTCACGACTGGGCACCGGCTTCTTCGACTTCCCCTCGTCAACAACACTACTCATGTTCTGCCCACTACCGGTCAATAAAAATATAGTCTGGCCGCAACCCTAGGTACCAATTCTTCCAGTATGTCTCCGCTGCATCACGCTGCTCGGGAGTCGGCTCACTCCCCAGCTTGCCAGCGGTCAATTTGCGACTCAACAAACGCAAACTCTCCTCTGCGATCATCGGTACATAGGGATCTGGATCCGACAACGCGAAAATCAACTCGGGCGCTTGATCCAAGTCGTCACTTCGCCCCAGCAGCTTGGCAGCTACACGGCGGGCACTCGCATCACGGCTCACCAGCAAGCGAGATAATCGGGCCACTTGCTCCTTACGCTGCTTGGCATCCGCCGCCAACTGTAGATCCTTGGGGAGCAAACCAACTTCCACCCCAGCCGCTGCCTCTCCTTCTAACATTTCCAAGAGATTCTGCACACTCGTCTCGGAATCGCTTACGATCCGCTCCCCCACCATCTTGATGGTACTCACGTCATCCGGCAATCGATAACCACCAAAGGTCACGCCCTCGTCAAGCTGACCGATGGCCTTTTGCGTACTGCGGATGAGAAACAAGATCGCAAAGGCGGTCTCGGTGCGCGATGACGTGAACTGCATTGCCCCACCGGCACTCCCCCACGATCCATCCTCCCCCTGCATCCGAAGCATGTCTTCCACGCCCGAGTTGTACCAGTCAGGGCTCTTGTTCTGCTTGTTCTCAACGATCTCCCAAAAGCTTTCATAGCGTTCTTGGGAATAACGCCAGTAGAAAAACCAGGGCCCCGAGTGAGGCACGGTCGCTTGATAGCGTCGCGCGGCGGTCACCACCCCCTCGATATCGCCTTTGCTCAGCGAGACTTCTCGCCGCTCTTTCCGAATTTTTTCAATGAGATCCACGCGCACGAATGCCGCCGGGATCCCCTCGGTGGGCAAGTTCCCCATCTGCCGCTTGCCATAAAATCCGAGCAAGTCCGCACCGATGATCAAGGCGCCGATCCCGGCCGTCGAAAGCGATTTGGTTACCCCTTCTTGCTTCACCACGCGCCCGTTGCCGAGAACCCCTTGGTAGCCCCAGCCGCCGGAGGGATCCACCGTGGACCGCAGATAGTTAATTGTGTCCTCCACCATTTGTACGGGAACCTCCATGCCGACCTGCTGCATCGTCCACAGCGCCAGCACGACGTACTGGACCTGAGAGGTGTCGCCGGTGGGTTTCCCAAGATAGCCAAAACCACCGTGCGGCTTCTGAACCTGAGCAAACCAGTTAAGTACCGTATCCAATTGCGGCCGGTACTTCGATGCATCTACGCTGGCTAGTAGAATCGCCGCGACAGATGCCTCGTAGACGATCTTGGATTCCCCACGTTCTCGGTACCCCGGCAGGGACCTCACAATTTCCAGGGCTGCAGCAACTCCGTCCTGCACCACGGCCAGCCCCGCATCACCGGTTGCTTTGTAGACGGCATAGCCGGCAATCAATCGAATACCAACCTGGGTATCGTGTACGCCGGGAGTCACCTCCCCCGAAACGAGATAGGCCACGCCACGATCGACCATCGCCTTCACCTTGGGGTGCTCTGGAGAATACTGCGCACGAACGGCTGCGGACTGGATACAGAACAGGGCGGTTAGCAGACAGGCCCAAGACTTCCGATTGAACATTTACCCCAGACTCCAATACAGACCAATCTCCTCGGGCAACTCCAACCTTCCAAGATCGAACTGCCGGGCAGGAACGCAGGCCCCCCCAAGTAAATAAGGCACCTGTGCCCGTCCGCCAGTATAATAGGCTCACCAGCCCTTGTCCCGCTAAAGGCAAGACTCTCAAGCCAAACAATCGCAAAACCCAGACTCGATCACGGCCGGTCCTTAACAATAACAATGCCGTCATCCGCCATAGGCGATAGGAACCCGGAGTCCAGGAACGTCCTGGCACGCTGGCGCGTCCAGGGACTTAGGTAGGCTCCCCCATCCTTAGTCCGAATTATACGCATCATGCAAATCACCTGGACAACCCGAGCAACCGCAGCCGAGGAGAGCAATTTCGATTTCCGCAGACGGGAATTCGGCATGTGTAGTTGACAGAGTGACCGATGAGAAATAGCATTCTTGCATCGTCAGCAAGGGGCCGCTTTGGCGGCACCCCTGCCAGATGAGGTTGGCCAGGTAGCTCAGTTGGTAGAGCAACGGATTGAAAATCCGTGTGTCGCCGGTTCGATCCCGGCCCTGGCCACTTGCCTTTTTATCAAGCGATTCGTTGACCAAACGTAACCTCAGAGCCTTCTGAGAGCGCTGCTTTTTAACTTCCGAATTTCGGTAATTACCGGATTTGGCATTTGAAAGGAGCGTTACCATGCGAACGAACCCGCCTTCTTACCGCAAGCACAAAGCCAGTGGCAAAGCCGTCGTCACCCTCAACGGACGCGACCACTATCTAGGAAAACACGGCTCCGCAGACAGCAAGCGAGCCTACGCCCGCCTAATCGCAGAGTGGGCAGCCTGCCAAGAATCCCCAACCTTTGGAATTCAGTCGCACGAAGTCACCGTCAAGCAACTGATCGCTTCCAGCCTTTCCTACCTCCGCAAACGCCACGGTAAAGGCAAGAACAGCGAATACCACCGCGTTCTACCAGCCTACGCCGCCCTAAAAGAGCTATACTCGGATCTAGAGGCCATGAAGTTCGGCCCACTTGAGTATCGTGCGGTCCGACATAATCTCCACAACGGGACGAGAAGCCGGCAGTACATCAATACCCTGATGAAGCGGGTGCGATCCTTATTCCGCTGGAGTGCGAGCGAGGGAATACTACCGGTTTCAATCTCCCAGACACTCGAGACCGTAATCCCATTGCGCCCCGGCGAAACACCCGCCAAGGAAACGAAACGAGTCCTACCGGTCGCCCAGGCTCACGTCGATGCGGTTCTAGCAGTGGCACCTAAAGTTCTAGCCGACATGATTCGCGTGCAGCTTCTGTGCGGTTGCCGGCCGGGAGAGGTGTGCCAACTGACTCCCGGCATGATCGACCGCAGGGACGAAGTTTGGATTGCAACTCTCGAAAACCACAAGACTGCCTACCGCGGAAAGCAGCGGGAAATCTTCTTCGGCCCTAGAGCTCAAGAAATTCTGCTGCCTTACCTAGTTCGAGCCGCGACCAGCCCGATCTTTTCCCCGGCCGAAGCGCTCCGCCAACGGCTTGAGGAGCGAGCCCAGAACCGCCGGACGCCGAACAACTGTGGAAACCGTCCAGGCTACACCGCCAGAACTCGCCGGGGAGGAAAGGTAACCTCCACCCCACCCGGCGATGCTTACGAAACGGGGAGCTACGGGCAAGCCATTGGCTACGCATGCAAAAAGGCCGGCATTCCCAAGTGGTCTCCCAACCAACTCAGGCACCTAGCAGCAACGCGTCTGCGGGAGCAGTACGGTCTCGATGCAGCACAAGTCATCCTAGGGCATTCGGAGGTTACTGTAACTCAGATCTACGCGGAGCAGAACCGCTCGAAGGGAATCGGAATAGCCCAACAAGCCGGCTAGAGCCATGCAGAATGCCACCCAAACTCGCGGAAAAAGTGGGAAAACGCGAAGCTTGGGCTCGCCTAGCCGAGAGAACGCCAAGGCATCGCCACTGCCGAATGAGGCGAATAGCTAAACAAAGCAAGGCGAAACTACCAACCAATCCTGGCCGACCGCTGAAAAGCGACCGGCCATTCTCATTGCCTTCCCACTAATTGACAGCAACTGTCAATAACGCGGACAATGCCACCTCGTGACCCAACCTGTCACAGGGCCAACTACGCTCACCCGAATAATGGCAATGCGATGCAAGCCCCACACGATGAAGTGCTAATGATCGATGAACTGGCGACCTACTTGAAAGTCTCCAAATCGACGCACTACAAATTCGTACAAGAAGGAAGGTGGCCGTCGTGCTTCCCCACGGCGCACTCTTCCGGACGGGCAAGGAAGGAGTCATCCGCAAGAAACTCTTGAGCATGGACATCCTCGACGCGGTCATCGGCATGGGACCGAATTTGTTCTACGGAACCGGGCTGGCCGCCTGCATCATGGTGTTTCGCAAAACGAAACCGGCCAAACGAAGGAAGCAAATCCTGATCGTCGACGCGTCCAGCCAATTCAAGAAAGGCCGCGCACAAAACGAGATGCTCTCGAGCCATGTGGATCAGATATTCCAATGGTATCGCGACTATCAAGATGTCGAAGGCGTCGCCCGCTGCGTCTCGCTCAACGAGATCAAAGAAAACGACTGGAATCTGAACATTCCGAGATACATCGAACCGGTGATCGAAGAAGAAACAATCACCGTTGCCGAAGCAATCGAGAATTTAAAAGTCAGCTTGAACGCTGCGTATGAAGCCGAAGATAAACTGAAAACACTACTCAACGACGCTGGTCTACAAGGTGGTGGAGAAAACTTACGATGAAGATAAATGCAACTCGATTGACACTCTACGCGTTACTGGGCGCCGTGGAGGACGATCTTCGCGAAATTCTTGTTTCCAATTTAGGTGAGACGATTCCTCTCCATGAAATACTCGAGCCAGGAGCACTGGAGAGGTGCAAGGAGCGAGCGTTAAACGACGGTCTCGCCACAGTCCATCTTAGTGATGCGATCTATTATTTAGATCTCGGAGACCTTTGCCCTACGTGCAATAGCAACGCAAACTTCTTTTCGCCAGATACAGCAGATTACATTAAGCAGAAGACGGCTCTGATCAGCAAATTGATTGCGATTAGAAATCGAGTTTGTCACTTCCGCCCCCTATTAGGAACTGACTTCACAAATGTCTTTGAAGCGGCACAAGCACTTGCCGATGACGACAATTTGATGTGGGACGCATTGAGGAATTGCCTTGATAAACTTGCTCACGATGCGGGTTTCGTATTGAGTTTGAAAATTCCATCTTGGGATGTCAGCGAAAACGCTATTCCGCACAACTTACCAAACCCAGACTTTGATGAGACGGGATTCATTGGACGACAAACGCAACTCAAGGAGTTAAAGTCACTAATCGATGGGCACTGGAATGTAATTTCGCTTATCGGTGAAGGCGGATTGGGCAAAACAGCAATTGCCTTGCAGGCAGCCTATCACGTTGTTGACAACTGCGCGGATAAATACGACGCAGTCGTCTGGGTAACATCCAAGACGACGGTGTTGACCTCGCACGAAATCAGGCAGATTGAAGGAGCGATCACGAACTCATTGGATTTAGTGTTTAAGGCAATCCATGGGATTGGTGAGAACACAGATCAGGCGAAAGACCCCATCGAGCAATTGATTGAATTAATGACCGCATTTAGGGTTTTTCTGATTGTCGATAATCTAGAGACCGTTCTTGATGACCGAATGCGTGAGTTCTTCGGTAGATTGCCGGATGGATCAAAAGTTCTCGTCACGTCGCGTATTGGTATCGGTGCGTACGACCGCCCCATCAAAATACCTCCGTTTGAAGTCAGGGAGTCAATCGAGCTGCTTCGGAAGATGGCAAAAATCCACAGTCTTAGCACCCTAACTGCCTATTCAAATTCCAGGCTTGAGCCCTACTGCAAACGCATGGGGAATAATCCGCTTCATATCAAGTGGTTTGTACTCTCTGTAGCATCTGGATCCTCACCGGAGAAAGCTCTTGCTGACCCTAGTTTGATTCTTGAATTCTGCTTGTCCAATGTGTATGAGCACCTCACCAGCGACGCTAAGTCTCTCGTTGATATACTGTTTTTTCGCAAACACAATCAAACGACATCAGAGCTTTCATATTTGAGTGAAATGGCTCCGATTGAACTGCGCAAGCGGCTCAATGAATTGCTCACAGCTAATATGGCTGTGAGCTCGAGCACGGCGCTGGCAGGTGGCTTTGAGACTACATACGGAATTACTGAGCTCTGCCGTAAGTACTTGGCACGGCACCATCCGCTTCCGCAAGATCGTCAAAAAGTGCTACAACGAAAGCGTCAGCAACTAGTGGCCGAGAAAGAGCAGCAGCAACAATTGGAAGGTGGACATTTCAACGTAAATTCAGTCGAAGTAAAGTCAAATGGAGATGTTGTTATCGCAAAACTGCTTTCGGATGCGCTTCGCCATACGAAAAAACACGACTTCGATTCGGCTTTTGAGTCATCAGATCAAGCGAGAGAGCTTGCACCAACATTCTATGAAACCTATCGAGTGTCCGCGTGGATAAAGAACGCGTCGGGAGACATTGTTGGTGCTCAAGAGGACTATGAGGAAGCTCTGGAACTCAATCCAAACTCGGTCAAAGTCTTATACTTCTACGCGCAGTTTCAGTTGCGAGCTTTCGATGACGCAGAAGCTGCGGAGAGGCTGTTAGTTAAGGCAGCAGGGCATGCCTCTGATTCCCCGGAGATCAAGCTCGAGTTGGCGCGGTGCAATCTCTACCAAAGCAAGTTCTCTAAATGCAGGGAGATCGCCCTTAGCGTAGCCGAACGCGAAAGTAACACTGAACGACAACGAACGATTGCATTTGATCTAGCACTTCAATCGGAGTATCGGGCTGCCGAAGCATTCCTAGTAAGGCAAGAGGTACAGCTTTCAATAGCCCACATTGAAAACTTCATCAATCTATACCTCAAGATACCTGCCGAGTTCGTTGATTCCAAGATGCAGAAGCATCTATCCAGCATGCTTCCTGTTCCTTACCGTGCTTTCAAGTATCAGTCCGACTCGGTTTCTCGCGAGAGGCTGGATTCGATTATTGAGAAGCTTGAAGAACTTGATCCTAGTAACTCTTTATAC
Coding sequences within it:
- a CDS encoding NB-ARC domain-containing protein; its protein translation is MKINATRLTLYALLGAVEDDLREILVSNLGETIPLHEILEPGALERCKERALNDGLATVHLSDAIYYLDLGDLCPTCNSNANFFSPDTADYIKQKTALISKLIAIRNRVCHFRPLLGTDFTNVFEAAQALADDDNLMWDALRNCLDKLAHDAGFVLSLKIPSWDVSENAIPHNLPNPDFDETGFIGRQTQLKELKSLIDGHWNVISLIGEGGLGKTAIALQAAYHVVDNCADKYDAVVWVTSKTTVLTSHEIRQIEGAITNSLDLVFKAIHGIGENTDQAKDPIEQLIELMTAFRVFLIVDNLETVLDDRMREFFGRLPDGSKVLVTSRIGIGAYDRPIKIPPFEVRESIELLRKMAKIHSLSTLTAYSNSRLEPYCKRMGNNPLHIKWFVLSVASGSSPEKALADPSLILEFCLSNVYEHLTSDAKSLVDILFFRKHNQTTSELSYLSEMAPIELRKRLNELLTANMAVSSSTALAGGFETTYGITELCRKYLARHHPLPQDRQKVLQRKRQQLVAEKEQQQQLEGGHFNVNSVEVKSNGDVVIAKLLSDALRHTKKHDFDSAFESSDQARELAPTFYETYRVSAWIKNASGDIVGAQEDYEEALELNPNSVKVLYFYAQFQLRAFDDAEAAERLLVKAAGHASDSPEIKLELARCNLYQSKFSKCREIALSVAERESNTERQRTIAFDLALQSEYRAAEAFLVRQEVQLSIAHIENFINLYLKIPAEFVDSKMQKHLSSMLPVPYRAFKYQSDSVSRERLDSIIEKLEELDPSNSLYEIQSGYVKTVKWDRDFGFIAVPGGPDVYFQKRDLIDRADWTDLTEGQPLKYRINSSIERPSAKMIRLVRDLQ